From a single Desulfobaccales bacterium genomic region:
- a CDS encoding ATP-binding protein yields MREVIIISGKGGTGKTSLTGAFAHLAEGKIICDLDVDAPDLHLLLQPTKERLEEFYSGHEAEIDGEKCDGCGLCATMCQFGAIRENGAGFAVDPVRCEGCKVCVAFCPNAAIRFPERHCGQWFVSATRFGPLVHAQLLPGAENSGRLVMVLKQQARELAKARGADLVLCDGAPGIGCPVISSLSGAHLAVAVTEPTPSGRHDLERVADLCRHFQTALAVIINKHDLNYEEAARIEAFCQAESYTVIARLPHDMLVTRAMIQGLVVTELPETDFSRELAHAWAKIEALAGLGR; encoded by the coding sequence ATGCGTGAGGTTATCATCATTAGCGGCAAGGGTGGCACGGGGAAAACCTCCCTTACCGGGGCCTTCGCACATCTGGCCGAAGGCAAGATCATCTGCGATCTGGACGTGGACGCCCCGGACCTGCACTTGCTGCTGCAACCGACCAAAGAACGCCTGGAGGAATTTTACTCTGGGCATGAGGCCGAAATCGACGGCGAGAAATGCGATGGCTGCGGTCTCTGTGCCACCATGTGCCAGTTTGGGGCGATCCGGGAGAATGGGGCGGGTTTTGCGGTTGACCCGGTACGCTGCGAGGGCTGCAAGGTCTGTGTGGCCTTCTGTCCGAATGCGGCCATCCGGTTTCCCGAGAGACACTGCGGCCAATGGTTCGTCTCGGCCACCCGCTTCGGTCCCCTGGTCCATGCCCAACTCTTGCCGGGCGCGGAGAATTCGGGCAGACTGGTAATGGTTCTGAAACAACAGGCGCGAGAACTGGCTAAGGCCCGGGGCGCCGACCTGGTGCTGTGCGACGGGGCACCGGGTATTGGCTGTCCGGTGATCAGCTCGCTGTCGGGAGCCCACCTGGCCGTGGCCGTCACGGAGCCCACCCCCTCAGGGCGACACGACCTGGAACGGGTAGCGGACTTGTGCCGACACTTTCAGACTGCCCTGGCCGTCATCATTAACAAGCATGACCTCAATTATGAGGAAGCCGCTCGGATAGAGGCTTTTTGCCAGGCGGAAAGCTACACGGTTATCGCGCGACTGCCCCACGATATGCTGGTTACCAGAGCCATGATCCAGGGGCTCGTGGTGACCGAGTTGCCCGAAACGGATTTTAGCCGCGAGTTGGCCCACGCCTGGGCTAAAATTGAAGCATTGGCCGGCCTAGGCCGATAG
- a CDS encoding response regulator: MLRIVFATARPQAMQAFTAALATNPEVDLKYVVSGAEALEAARTSAPHLMIIDSDLPDIAPLDLVLKLVKVNAMVNTAVVSPLSDEEFHEASEGLGVLGRLPVNPGESDAADLLGKLKVVLGVS; encoded by the coding sequence ATGCTGCGTATCGTTTTCGCTACCGCTCGCCCTCAAGCCATGCAGGCTTTCACCGCCGCTTTGGCGACAAACCCGGAGGTAGACCTTAAGTACGTGGTTTCCGGGGCTGAAGCCCTGGAAGCGGCGCGCACCTCCGCCCCACACCTCATGATCATTGACTCTGACCTGCCGGACATCGCACCTTTAGATCTCGTCCTGAAGCTCGTCAAGGTCAATGCCATGGTGAATACTGCGGTGGTCAGCCCGCTTTCCGACGAGGAGTTCCACGAGGCCAGCGAAGGGTTGGGCGTGCTGGGACGGCTGCCGGTCAACCCCGGTGAAAGCGATGCCGCCGACCTGCTGGGCAAACTGAAGGTGGTGCTGGGAGTTAGTTGA
- a CDS encoding NifB/NifX family molybdenum-iron cluster-binding protein, with translation MNSTIVAVPSNHPGGLDAPLGAHFGHCDLYTLVKIAEGKVLEVATLPNVPHQQGGCMAPVNHLAQNGVKVLIAGGMGMRPLMGFQQVGINVMHGGDAQTVGEAVEALLHGRLPQFSTEFTCGGGAH, from the coding sequence GTGAATAGCACAATCGTTGCCGTGCCCTCAAACCATCCTGGCGGGCTTGATGCCCCGCTCGGGGCCCATTTCGGCCACTGTGACCTTTACACCCTGGTGAAAATCGCCGAAGGGAAAGTGCTGGAGGTCGCAACGCTGCCCAATGTTCCCCACCAACAGGGCGGCTGCATGGCCCCGGTCAATCATCTGGCCCAAAACGGCGTGAAGGTTCTTATTGCCGGCGGCATGGGCATGCGGCCGCTTATGGGGTTCCAACAGGTGGGAATCAATGTCATGCACGGCGGCGACGCCCAAACCGTGGGAGAAGCCGTGGAGGCTCTCTTGCATGGCCGGCTGCCGCAGTTTAGCACCGAGTTCACCTGCGGCGGCGGCGCTCACTGA